The Tepidibacter aestuarii genome contains a region encoding:
- a CDS encoding iron-containing alcohol dehydrogenase: MAVTGYFIPSVNLQGAGCVQEIGNRIKSLGGEKALIVTDSGLVKLGMADKIKAFIEEANLKAVVFGGAEPNPTDNNVEAGLKVWEEENCDILVSLGGGSSHDCAKGIRLIAGNGGKIHDYEGVDKSNNPLVPLVAINTTAGTASEMTRFAVITDTNRKVKMAIADWRITPSISINDPELMVGLPPTLTAATGMDALTHAVEAYVSIDANPLTDSAALTAIKLIVEYLPKAVANGANIEAREKMAYAQFLAGMAFNNASLGYVHAMAHQLGGFYNLPHGVCNAILLPHVSQFNLIGNAERYSDIAVAMGENIDGLSVNEAGQKSIDAIRNLSTSIGIPSGLAKLDVKEEDFEIMATNAKLDICQFTNPRTATLEQVIQIYKNAL, from the coding sequence ATGGCGGTAACAGGGTATTTTATTCCTTCAGTAAATTTACAGGGAGCAGGTTGTGTACAAGAAATAGGAAATAGGATTAAATCACTTGGCGGAGAAAAAGCTTTAATTGTAACAGATTCAGGTTTAGTTAAGTTAGGAATGGCAGACAAAATCAAAGCATTTATTGAAGAGGCTAATCTAAAAGCAGTTGTATTTGGAGGAGCAGAGCCTAACCCTACAGATAACAATGTAGAGGCTGGTTTAAAAGTATGGGAAGAAGAAAATTGTGACATACTGGTATCATTAGGCGGAGGATCATCTCATGACTGTGCTAAAGGTATTAGATTAATCGCTGGTAACGGTGGAAAGATTCATGACTACGAAGGAGTTGACAAATCTAACAATCCTTTGGTTCCATTGGTTGCAATAAATACAACAGCTGGTACTGCTTCTGAAATGACTCGTTTTGCTGTTATCACAGATACTAATCGTAAGGTTAAAATGGCAATTGCTGACTGGCGTATTACTCCTTCTATATCTATTAATGACCCTGAATTAATGGTTGGTTTACCACCTACTTTAACAGCTGCTACGGGTATGGATGCATTAACCCATGCAGTAGAAGCTTATGTGTCTATAGATGCAAATCCTCTAACTGACTCGGCTGCTTTAACGGCAATCAAATTAATTGTTGAATACTTGCCTAAAGCAGTTGCTAATGGCGCTAACATAGAAGCTAGAGAAAAAATGGCATATGCTCAGTTCTTAGCTGGTATGGCATTTAACAATGCTTCCTTAGGATATGTCCACGCTATGGCTCATCAATTAGGTGGTTTCTACAACTTACCTCATGGTGTATGTAATGCAATACTTCTACCACATGTTTCACAATTTAACCTTATTGGTAATGCTGAAAGATACAGTGATATTGCAGTAGCTATGGGCGAAAATATTGATGGTTTATCTGTTAATGAAGCAGGACAAAAATCCATTGATGCTATCAGAAATCTTTCTACTTCCATTGGTATTCCATCTGGTCTTGCTAAATTAGATGTAAAAGAAGAAGATTTTGAAATTATGGCTACCAATGCTAAGCTAGATATTTGTCAATTTACAAACCCACGTACAGCTACTTTAGAGCAAGTTATTCAAATATATAAAAATGCTCTGTAA